In Acaryochloris marina S15, a single genomic region encodes these proteins:
- a CDS encoding NAD(P)-dependent oxidoreductase, with translation MQVGFIGTGLMGAPMATRLVEVGHSVIAYNRTASKLEPLRGFGVAIATSPNQVIQSADVIILMLTNAAAIQELLTPTASALSGRAIIQMGTIAPAESKSIHEQVQTAGGIYLEAPVLGSIPEAKAGTLLVMAGAAPQDFDNQLPLLTAFGPKPLLVGPVGTAAALKLALNQLIGGLTTAFATSLSFCQTYGVEVETFMQILRSSALYAPTFDKKLTRMLDQNFENPNFPTKHLLKDMTLFQQAAQAEGLPTENTTAIQTIIQRAMAQFADADYSALYTAVQKAEPNR, from the coding sequence ATGCAGGTCGGATTTATCGGTACAGGATTGATGGGGGCTCCCATGGCAACCCGGTTAGTGGAAGTGGGGCATTCCGTCATAGCCTACAATCGCACGGCTTCTAAATTGGAACCTTTGCGTGGTTTCGGTGTTGCGATCGCAACCTCCCCCAACCAAGTCATTCAATCGGCCGATGTCATCATCCTGATGCTCACCAATGCTGCCGCCATTCAGGAACTGTTAACACCCACGGCATCCGCTCTATCAGGACGAGCCATTATTCAAATGGGCACCATTGCCCCCGCTGAAAGCAAATCCATTCATGAACAGGTCCAGACAGCCGGTGGCATCTACTTAGAAGCCCCGGTATTAGGCAGCATCCCCGAAGCCAAAGCCGGAACATTGCTGGTGATGGCCGGAGCTGCCCCCCAAGACTTTGACAACCAACTTCCCCTGCTCACAGCCTTTGGTCCAAAGCCTTTATTAGTGGGTCCTGTGGGTACAGCTGCCGCTCTCAAATTAGCCCTCAATCAACTGATTGGCGGACTGACCACGGCCTTCGCCACTAGCCTATCCTTCTGCCAAACCTATGGTGTAGAAGTTGAGACCTTTATGCAAATCCTCAGAAGCAGCGCTCTCTATGCACCGACCTTTGATAAGAAACTGACTCGGATGCTGGACCAAAACTTTGAGAATCCCAATTTCCCCACCAAACACCTGCTTAAAGACATGACCTTATTTCAGCAAGCAGCCCAAGCCGAAGGACTGCCTACCGAAAATACCACCGCCATTCAAACCATTATTCAAAGAGCAATGGCTCAATTTGCAGATGCGGATTATTCAGCCCTCTACACAGCCGTGCAGAAGGCTGAGCCCAATAGGTGA
- a CDS encoding IS1 family transposase (programmed frameshift): MQCIYCQSENVVKNGTKTLKTAQVVQYFLCKDCGRRFNERSGTPMARLRTPVETISMAINARIEGLGIRAAGRVFGKSPNSIILWEQRLSTQLSNFSPPSPTEAEVTIEGDEVYTRVGENIPPWLSEGWTIHFIERESRYWLEARAGFKDESLFEKSVKATWDWAKESSSIRWFTDGERRYSKILWKLASVYLPRRETTQVYPFRKVWRAGLEVAMKIKGSQGKSWIERVNREHPYTAISPKSEVHANHNEALNSSLRRRASAYRRRQNHYAKKVEGLQRALNVQRLIHNWCHTHWSHGYQRTPAMEMDFIQRPIKIVEVLTARGLECITS, translated from the exons ATGCAATGCATCTATTGTCAAAGCGAGAACGTGGTCAAGAACGGAACCAAGACTCTGAAAACAGCTCAAGTGGTTCAGTACTTTTTGTGCAAAGATTGTGGTCGTCGCTTCAACGAGCGTAGTGGGACACCGATGGCGAGATTGAGAACGCCAGTGGAGACGATATCAATGGCTATCAATGCTCGCATCGAAGGACTGGGTATAAGAGCTGCAGGCAGAGTGTTCGGGAAATCTCCCAACAGTATCATCCTCTGGGAACAGCGTTTATCGACTCAATTATCCAATTTCTCACCGCCTTCCCCGACAGAAGCAGAGGTCACGATTGAAGGGGATGAAGTGTACACTCGCGTGGGCGAGAAC ATCCCCCCCTGGCTCAGTGAAGGTTGGACCATTCATTTTATCGAACGTGAGAGTCGCTATTGGTTAGAAGCCCGTGCTGGTTTTAAGGATGAGTCATTATTTGAGAAGAGTGTCAAAGCCACTTGGGATTGGGCTAAAGAGAGTTCATCGATTCGTTGGTTCACAGATGGAGAACGTCGATATTCAAAGATATTGTGGAAGCTTGCGAGTGTGTACTTGCCCAGAAGAGAAACGACACAGGTCTACCCTTTCCGCAAAGTATGGCGAGCGGGTTTAGAGGTGGCGATGAAGATCAAAGGATCTCAAGGAAAGTCTTGGATAGAGCGGGTTAATCGAGAGCATCCTTATACGGCCATTAGTCCAAAGAGCGAAGTCCATGCCAATCATAATGAAGCCCTCAACAGTTCTTTGAGACGACGGGCTAGTGCCTATCGCAGACGCCAGAATCACTATGCAAAAAAGGTTGAAGGACTACAAAGAGCGTTGAATGTGCAGCGGTTGATCCACAATTGGTGTCATACTCACTGGAGCCACGGATACCAGCGCACCCCAGCAATGGAGATGGATTTTATCCAAAGGCCCATTAAGATCGTCGAGGTGTTGACTGCTAGAGGATTAGAATGCATCACTTCTTAG
- a CDS encoding IS4 family transposase — translation MHHHQSVSIRQISQGRAEQVGFYRFLENENVSISELVKSLCDHCQQQVKGRHVLAVSDTSEVNLQSHSGRLKLEELGVVGNDRDVGFFIHPTLALDAGTGFPLGLSALQLWTRDPNRPTVKDRGGYQNLPIEEKESFKWLASAERSQHCLKTGGASLVTHIGDRESDLYEEWATVPDAFNHLLVRVRQDRRLLGQSKSLYGYLKSRWGIGFTTITIEYESRTQRMARDAKLLIRCAPVKIQRPEHLKELDYPPSIQLYAIEAVEQTTPKGQNPIHWRLLTTHTVESLEQALQILEWYKFRWRIERLFAQLKKTGLDLESTQLESGEAIQRLTVLALSVAIATLQMVEGRDEPQWPASITFTDEQQQYLKQIAPTVQGKTTKLQNPYPINSLAWATWIVARLGGWKGYQSQRPPGTATLTHGLKRFETMFFAWEIAQNRLMCTP, via the coding sequence ATTCATCACCATCAGAGCGTAAGCATCCGTCAAATCAGCCAAGGTCGCGCAGAGCAAGTGGGCTTCTATCGCTTCTTAGAGAATGAAAACGTGTCCATATCTGAGTTGGTCAAAAGCCTCTGTGACCACTGCCAGCAACAAGTCAAAGGACGACACGTTTTAGCCGTCAGTGATACAAGTGAGGTCAACTTACAATCTCATTCAGGACGCTTAAAGCTAGAAGAGTTGGGTGTTGTCGGCAATGATCGCGATGTGGGCTTTTTTATTCACCCGACCCTCGCCTTAGATGCAGGGACTGGTTTCCCGTTAGGATTGAGTGCACTTCAACTGTGGACTCGGGACCCGAATCGTCCAACCGTCAAAGATAGAGGAGGATATCAAAACCTGCCGATTGAGGAGAAAGAATCCTTCAAATGGTTAGCATCTGCTGAGCGAAGTCAACACTGTCTGAAGACAGGAGGGGCTAGCCTGGTCACTCATATCGGTGACCGAGAATCGGACTTATATGAAGAGTGGGCAACGGTTCCCGATGCATTCAATCATCTCCTAGTCAGGGTTCGTCAAGACCGTCGTCTGCTAGGTCAATCCAAATCACTCTATGGATATCTCAAATCACGGTGGGGGATTGGATTTACCACGATTACGATTGAGTACGAATCCCGTACTCAGCGGATGGCTAGAGATGCAAAGCTACTGATCCGCTGTGCTCCAGTCAAAATTCAACGACCTGAACATTTGAAGGAATTGGACTATCCACCGAGTATTCAACTGTATGCCATCGAAGCGGTAGAACAGACAACGCCCAAAGGTCAGAACCCGATTCATTGGCGCTTATTGACCACTCACACGGTGGAATCCCTTGAGCAAGCGCTACAAATTCTGGAATGGTACAAATTCAGGTGGAGAATTGAGCGGCTTTTCGCGCAACTCAAGAAGACGGGGTTAGATCTTGAATCGACGCAACTCGAATCGGGTGAAGCAATTCAGCGCCTCACCGTCTTAGCCTTATCGGTTGCGATTGCGACATTGCAAATGGTGGAAGGACGAGACGAGCCACAATGGCCTGCATCTATCACTTTTACCGATGAACAGCAGCAATACCTGAAACAAATTGCCCCCACAGTCCAAGGTAAAACTACAAAGCTACAAAATCCTTATCCGATTAACTCCTTGGCCTGGGCAACTTGGATTGTTGCCCGCCTGGGTGGATGGAAGGGGTATCAGTCTCAAAGACCTCCAGGCACAGCAACGCTAACCCATGGCCTAAAACGGTTTGAGACGATGTTCTTTGCATGGGAAATAGCTCAAAACCGACTTATGTGTACACCGTAG
- a CDS encoding cupin domain-containing protein — MNTEQQTQIQVESQPSVERLQELRVLNWPIWSKEASEFPWTYDESETCYFLQGDVVVTPDDGEPVTMAKGDLVTFPAGMSCTWKIQSAVRKHYRFG, encoded by the coding sequence ATGAATACGGAGCAACAGACGCAAATTCAGGTCGAAAGTCAGCCTAGTGTGGAACGCCTGCAAGAGTTGCGGGTGCTGAATTGGCCGATTTGGTCCAAAGAAGCATCAGAATTTCCGTGGACCTATGATGAGTCGGAAACTTGCTATTTCTTACAAGGCGACGTTGTGGTGACCCCTGATGACGGTGAACCCGTGACGATGGCCAAAGGGGATTTGGTGACTTTCCCAGCTGGAATGTCTTGTACCTGGAAGATTCAAAGTGCCGTGCGCAAACATTATCGGTTTGGCTAG
- a CDS encoding DUF1501 domain-containing protein, with the protein MRRRQFLQYATASGVTAMGLGWLGKQPVYSQSSSGRQPKLIVILLRGAVDGLNVVVPYREAGYYDARPTLAISKPGEGKGAALNLDGQFGLHPALADLMPLWQSKQLAFVQACGSPDPTRSHFDAQDYMELGTPGNKKQGDGWLNRVLAHLPAGRPTQALNLGNQTPLILSGSKSVANLAFGRQAIRPLPLDRPPIQSAFDRLYEGDTNLGRAYQEGLEAREILKAELNTEMMKASRGAPGPSSLKTNGRRIAQLLSGNAETQIAFVSLGGWDTHVNQGSTQGRLARLLKPLGQGLNQLKAELGNTFDDTTIVVMSEFGRTVAENGNGGTDHGHGNVLWVLGGQVQGGKVYGEWPGLAESQRYQGRDLAITTDFRAAIAPLLTKGMGIESKHLNQVFPGYSSQKALPLI; encoded by the coding sequence ATGAGACGTCGACAATTTTTACAGTATGCAACTGCCTCTGGTGTGACCGCAATGGGGCTGGGTTGGTTAGGGAAGCAACCGGTTTATTCCCAAAGTTCTTCCGGACGGCAACCCAAGCTGATTGTGATTCTATTGCGGGGAGCCGTCGATGGCCTTAATGTGGTCGTTCCCTATCGAGAGGCGGGATATTATGATGCGCGTCCTACCTTAGCCATATCGAAACCGGGTGAGGGGAAAGGAGCGGCCCTTAATTTGGATGGACAGTTTGGCTTGCATCCGGCTTTGGCAGATTTGATGCCCCTGTGGCAGTCGAAGCAGCTGGCCTTTGTACAGGCTTGTGGATCGCCAGATCCGACGCGTTCCCATTTTGATGCTCAAGACTATATGGAGCTGGGAACACCGGGGAATAAAAAACAGGGAGATGGCTGGTTAAATCGGGTATTAGCCCATTTGCCTGCAGGCCGACCGACCCAAGCGCTGAACCTGGGCAATCAGACTCCCTTAATTTTGTCGGGGTCAAAATCAGTTGCGAATTTAGCCTTTGGGCGACAGGCCATTCGGCCTTTGCCTTTGGATCGACCGCCGATTCAATCTGCCTTTGATCGCTTATATGAAGGTGATACCAATCTGGGTCGTGCCTATCAGGAAGGTTTAGAAGCGAGAGAGATTCTTAAGGCTGAACTGAATACGGAAATGATGAAGGCTTCTAGGGGAGCACCAGGGCCTTCTAGCCTCAAGACGAATGGTCGTCGCATTGCTCAACTGTTGAGTGGAAATGCTGAGACCCAAATTGCCTTTGTTTCTCTAGGGGGCTGGGATACTCATGTCAATCAAGGGTCCACCCAGGGGCGTCTTGCACGGCTGCTGAAGCCCTTGGGGCAGGGATTGAACCAACTGAAAGCGGAACTGGGAAACACCTTTGATGACACCACTATTGTGGTGATGTCTGAATTTGGCCGCACGGTGGCCGAAAATGGCAATGGTGGTACGGATCATGGCCATGGCAATGTTCTGTGGGTGTTGGGAGGACAGGTTCAAGGGGGCAAGGTCTATGGCGAGTGGCCGGGGCTGGCTGAATCTCAGCGCTATCAGGGGCGAGATTTGGCGATTACGACGGATTTTAGAGCTGCGATCGCACCGCTGCTCACGAAAGGAATGGGCATTGAATCGAAGCACCTCAACCAAGTTTTCCCAGGGTATTCTTCCCAGAAAGCGCTTCCTCTTATCTAG
- a CDS encoding high light inducible protein, which produces MAFIPHLATLGIGVGAGGAVLDTSPFVLVGVFHMFIAVICLAGGLFHTYSGESNLGDAPEGSVAARVNYDWEDFESTSYIMGFHILCLSIACFLFAGNAAFGNGLYDPLVGEVRQISPNLNPITLVGYIFGFANGGWTPIGMAAVNNMEDLVGGHFLVATLTAIGGIFHILYRKPTPFFLRRPVFSVVNGGWVRQGFCNSESILSFSVAGVGFIAVSSSIFVRYCDLAFPAEFYALDRSGSAAIQLALGLIFMLGGGLWHNVRGEKLYALRGK; this is translated from the coding sequence TTGGCCTTCATTCCTCACCTAGCTACTCTAGGGATCGGCGTGGGAGCAGGTGGAGCGGTTCTTGACACCTCTCCTTTCGTCTTGGTCGGAGTCTTTCACATGTTCATCGCAGTGATTTGCTTAGCAGGTGGACTTTTTCATACTTATAGCGGTGAATCTAACTTAGGCGATGCTCCTGAGGGAAGTGTAGCTGCAAGAGTCAATTACGATTGGGAAGATTTTGAATCCACATCCTACATCATGGGATTCCATATCCTCTGTCTTTCCATCGCTTGTTTCTTGTTTGCAGGCAATGCTGCCTTTGGTAATGGCTTATATGATCCATTAGTGGGCGAAGTTCGTCAGATTAGCCCTAATCTCAATCCCATTACTCTAGTGGGTTACATATTCGGTTTTGCCAATGGAGGCTGGACACCGATAGGTATGGCTGCCGTAAACAATATGGAAGATCTGGTAGGGGGTCACTTTCTCGTTGCGACTCTTACGGCCATCGGGGGAATCTTTCACATCCTTTACAGAAAGCCTACGCCTTTTTTCCTAAGACGTCCGGTCTTCTCTGTCGTCAACGGTGGTTGGGTGCGACAAGGCTTTTGTAATAGCGAATCTATCCTCTCCTTCAGTGTCGCTGGAGTAGGATTTATCGCTGTCAGTTCCTCGATCTTTGTTCGCTATTGTGATTTAGCTTTTCCAGCAGAATTCTATGCACTTGATCGCTCTGGGTCTGCAGCCATTCAGCTAGCTCTCGGGTTAATTTTTATGCTTGGGGGTGGTCTCTGGCATAATGTCCGAGGAGAAAAACTCTATGCTCTTCGGGGTAAGTAG
- a CDS encoding IS1634 family transposase, which translates to MYSPQEIDVQDIDHLGIIAGIVDEIGIVEIVDRLLGTHEQENVSCGQVVKALILNGMGFLSAPLYLFSEFFESKATEHLLGQGVLPEHLNDTRIGRVLDKLYAYGVTQIFIHVAMAVVQKFDVALRCAHLDATSLSVEGQYLDKPQVEASDESPSAPESPSPALAESEEPIPVKITYGYSRDNRRDLKQFVLNLLVSGDGGIPLFLQVGNGNDADKSTFVPIIHEFKQQWSQQQPEVIVADSALYSADNLQALGSTSWISRVPASSTAAQDLLQGLPGSQFHPSALNGYSFVEVCSTYGEIQQRWLVVESKARRDSGLKQVQKRIDQAFSQKTTALKTLCKQTFLCPADALAAAQDFGKILRYHTLDDLKIHKKPHYSKAGRPTKATVVTHYTYSIEATLTLNEPVIERYRRQAGRFILATNLLEQEQWSNDDILREYKNQQACEGGFRFIKDPLFFASSVFLKTPRRIAALAMIMALCLMVYSLGQRQLRNALEQVQTTLPNQKGKQTMKPTLRWILQCFQAVHLVWLDGAKHLIKLNSRQQLILPFLGKGCKKYYLLC; encoded by the coding sequence ATGTATTCACCTCAAGAGATAGACGTTCAGGATATTGACCATCTCGGTATTATTGCCGGTATCGTCGATGAGATCGGCATTGTCGAAATAGTGGATCGATTATTAGGTACTCACGAGCAAGAGAATGTTAGTTGTGGTCAAGTTGTCAAAGCCCTGATTCTAAATGGTATGGGCTTTTTGAGTGCTCCATTGTACTTATTTAGTGAGTTTTTCGAAAGCAAAGCAACCGAGCACTTACTCGGTCAAGGTGTACTGCCAGAGCACCTCAACGATACCCGTATCGGTCGAGTCCTCGACAAGCTCTATGCCTATGGTGTGACCCAGATATTTATCCATGTGGCAATGGCAGTCGTTCAGAAATTCGATGTAGCTCTAAGGTGTGCGCATCTAGATGCGACAAGCCTTAGTGTTGAGGGGCAATACTTAGATAAACCACAGGTTGAGGCGTCAGACGAATCCCCCTCTGCACCTGAGTCCCCCTCCCCTGCACTGGCTGAATCAGAGGAGCCGATACCCGTGAAAATCACCTACGGCTACTCACGGGACAATCGTCGTGATCTCAAGCAGTTTGTATTGAACCTACTGGTGAGTGGGGACGGGGGTATTCCTTTATTTTTACAAGTGGGCAACGGTAATGATGCGGACAAAAGTACGTTTGTGCCTATCATCCATGAATTTAAGCAACAGTGGAGTCAGCAACAGCCAGAGGTGATTGTTGCTGATAGTGCCCTCTACAGTGCCGACAATCTGCAAGCATTAGGAAGTACATCTTGGATTAGCCGAGTTCCAGCAAGTTCAACGGCAGCCCAAGACTTATTACAAGGGCTGCCGGGTTCACAGTTTCACCCCAGTGCTCTCAACGGCTATAGCTTTGTCGAAGTATGTAGTACCTATGGAGAGATTCAACAACGGTGGCTGGTGGTTGAAAGTAAAGCTCGCAGAGACTCTGGACTCAAACAAGTGCAAAAGCGGATTGATCAGGCGTTTAGCCAAAAAACTACTGCACTTAAAACCCTCTGCAAACAGACCTTCTTGTGCCCTGCAGATGCTTTAGCTGCAGCCCAAGATTTTGGCAAAATCCTCAGGTATCACACCCTTGACGATCTCAAAATCCACAAAAAACCTCATTATTCAAAGGCTGGACGACCGACAAAAGCAACGGTTGTGACTCACTACACCTATTCTATTGAGGCTACCTTAACCCTCAATGAGCCAGTCATCGAACGCTATCGGCGGCAAGCAGGTCGTTTCATCTTAGCCACCAATCTCTTGGAACAAGAGCAATGGAGCAATGATGATATTCTGCGCGAGTATAAGAACCAGCAGGCGTGTGAAGGAGGCTTTCGCTTTATCAAAGATCCACTCTTCTTTGCCTCTAGTGTTTTCCTGAAGACACCTCGGCGTATCGCTGCCTTAGCCATGATCATGGCCTTGTGTTTGATGGTCTACAGCTTAGGACAACGACAGTTAAGAAATGCACTAGAACAAGTACAAACAACTCTCCCTAATCAGAAGGGGAAACAAACTATGAAACCTACGTTACGTTGGATTCTCCAATGCTTTCAGGCCGTCCATTTAGTTTGGCTTGATGGTGCCAAGCATCTCATCAAGCTCAACAGCAGGCAGCAACTTATCTTGCCGTTCCTTGGGAAGGGCTGTAAAAAATATTATCTGCTCTGCTAG
- a CDS encoding DUF1800 domain-containing protein: MAKFSGKIFNVFLCLMLVFGIWMRSTTGEPVLAASVEADRVHVINRLSFGSSPGDLQHVQAVGIDDYIQEQLSPRRDSLELKQYPTLLLTPMQLERQYGFRRPGKGKPKLSSQERKQRRRRSRIPFREASEARLVRAISSPNQLEEVMVNFWFNHFNVSAKKGRTRLWVGVYEQEAIRPYVFGSFRDLLGATAQHPAMLFYLDNWQNTAPNSPGARGRFKGLNENYARELLELHTMGVKGGYSQTDVVSAAKVLTGWGLPRGRQRLHAKQAFVFDARRHDNSRKTFLGQPIQGQGIAEGEALLDILATHPATAQHISYKLAQYFVADTPPPALVDRLAQRFLATDGNIRSVLETLFESEEFNDPQYYGQKFKTPYEYLIAMARATGRPTVKPRLVAGALRQFSMPLYECQTPNGYANTESAWLNPDTTIRRISLATAFARGYGRQKTPVQLDPLEQTLGNRFSAQTQSVIDGSPRNLRAALMLGSPEMMYR; this comes from the coding sequence ATGGCGAAATTTTCCGGCAAAATTTTTAACGTTTTCCTTTGCCTCATGCTGGTATTCGGGATTTGGATGAGGAGTACCACCGGGGAACCCGTGCTGGCTGCCTCTGTGGAGGCTGATAGGGTCCATGTCATCAATCGTCTTAGTTTTGGCTCCAGCCCAGGGGATCTTCAACATGTTCAGGCTGTAGGGATTGATGATTATATTCAGGAACAGCTTTCACCTCGTAGAGATTCACTTGAATTGAAGCAATATCCAACCTTGTTGCTCACACCGATGCAGCTAGAGCGGCAATATGGTTTTCGGCGACCGGGTAAGGGAAAACCTAAACTTAGCTCTCAAGAACGCAAGCAGCGCCGACGTCGATCCCGTATTCCCTTTCGTGAGGCGTCTGAAGCCCGGCTGGTGCGGGCGATTTCTAGTCCGAATCAACTGGAAGAAGTGATGGTGAACTTCTGGTTCAATCACTTCAACGTATCCGCCAAAAAAGGCAGAACCCGGTTATGGGTCGGTGTCTATGAGCAAGAGGCGATTCGCCCCTATGTTTTCGGCTCTTTTCGAGATTTATTGGGGGCAACAGCCCAGCATCCTGCTATGTTGTTTTACCTCGATAATTGGCAGAATACTGCCCCTAATAGTCCTGGAGCCCGTGGTCGGTTTAAGGGATTAAACGAGAATTATGCTCGGGAGTTGTTGGAACTCCATACGATGGGGGTTAAGGGCGGGTATTCTCAGACTGATGTGGTGTCAGCGGCAAAAGTTTTAACCGGATGGGGGTTACCCCGAGGTCGCCAGAGATTACATGCTAAACAGGCGTTTGTCTTTGATGCCAGACGCCATGACAATAGCCGTAAAACATTTCTGGGACAGCCCATTCAGGGACAAGGTATAGCAGAAGGGGAAGCGTTGCTGGATATACTGGCGACCCATCCGGCAACGGCCCAACATATTAGCTATAAGTTAGCTCAGTATTTTGTGGCGGATACGCCTCCTCCAGCTTTAGTGGATCGTTTGGCTCAACGATTCCTGGCAACCGATGGCAATATTCGATCCGTTTTAGAAACTTTGTTTGAGAGTGAAGAGTTTAATGATCCTCAGTACTATGGACAGAAATTTAAAACTCCCTATGAATACCTGATTGCAATGGCTAGAGCAACGGGGCGTCCTACTGTGAAACCGCGCTTGGTGGCTGGAGCGCTGCGGCAGTTCAGTATGCCGCTGTATGAATGCCAAACCCCTAACGGTTATGCCAACACTGAATCGGCTTGGCTCAACCCGGATACCACCATTCGTCGAATCAGTTTAGCAACTGCATTTGCTCGGGGATATGGACGGCAAAAGACGCCTGTGCAACTAGACCCACTGGAGCAGACTTTAGGAAACCGTTTTTCTGCACAAACGCAATCTGTGATTGACGGCAGTCCTCGCAATCTGCGGGCGGCATTGATGCTAGGAAGCCCTGAAATGATGTATCGCTAA
- a CDS encoding sodium:solute symporter family protein, translating into METLIPYIAIATYLLITLGIGLIGYRQQSNTVEDFFLANRNIGPLLLFFTLASTNFSAFFFLGFAGAGYRIGISYYPMMAFGTGFAALSFYYIGYKAWLLGKQKGFITPSELIQDRLPSQPLKLLFMAVMVIFTLPYLTLQPIGAGYLLENLTGGAIPYFWGATLLTVAIVFYVFLGGMRSVALTDMLQGVLMCVLMLVAVFAIAQGLGGFSVANQTVYDLEPALFSRSGLDQSFTPKTWFSYICLWSFTLPMFPQMFMRFYSAKSAQPLKVSVLLYPIVAGVLFICPVLIGVWGHIAFPDLVGKAADQIFPMMLAKYTSTGLSSLVMVGALAAFMSTMDSQLLALSSMLTRDVYTAYFRKDASLAEQTLVGRIWVIVLAGIGLGIAANPPETILAFATQAFTGLSVLFPTVIAALYGRDISASSCLVSIVIGELAVLGVQTKVIPSSWMLGFLPVVPIVALSALIIIAGSAFSPTPAQQPVLNDNHYTPQEKTY; encoded by the coding sequence ATGGAGACACTTATTCCCTATATTGCCATTGCAACTTACTTACTCATCACCCTAGGTATCGGTCTAATCGGGTATCGCCAACAAAGCAACACTGTCGAAGACTTCTTCTTAGCCAACCGCAATATCGGCCCCCTCCTCCTCTTTTTTACCCTGGCCTCCACCAACTTCAGTGCCTTCTTTTTCCTGGGATTTGCCGGAGCCGGCTATCGCATTGGTATTAGCTACTATCCAATGATGGCCTTTGGCACTGGGTTTGCAGCCCTCAGCTTCTACTACATTGGCTACAAAGCCTGGTTGCTAGGCAAACAGAAAGGCTTTATTACTCCCTCTGAACTGATTCAAGATCGCCTGCCTAGCCAGCCCCTCAAGCTCCTGTTTATGGCTGTGATGGTGATTTTCACATTGCCCTATCTCACCCTCCAGCCCATTGGAGCCGGATATCTCCTAGAAAACCTAACGGGCGGAGCCATTCCCTATTTCTGGGGAGCCACCTTACTCACCGTTGCCATTGTTTTCTATGTATTTCTAGGCGGGATGCGAAGTGTGGCCCTCACGGATATGCTGCAAGGGGTACTAATGTGTGTACTGATGTTGGTGGCAGTTTTTGCCATTGCCCAAGGGTTAGGGGGCTTCTCCGTTGCCAACCAAACCGTCTATGATCTGGAGCCAGCCTTATTCTCGCGTAGCGGCTTAGATCAGTCTTTTACACCCAAGACCTGGTTTAGCTACATATGCCTGTGGTCCTTTACCCTGCCCATGTTTCCGCAAATGTTTATGCGGTTTTATAGTGCCAAGAGTGCTCAGCCCTTGAAAGTTTCGGTCTTACTCTATCCGATTGTGGCTGGAGTGTTATTTATTTGCCCAGTGCTGATTGGAGTCTGGGGTCACATTGCCTTTCCTGATTTAGTAGGCAAAGCGGCGGATCAGATTTTCCCAATGATGCTAGCAAAATATACCTCCACTGGGCTATCGTCCCTAGTGATGGTGGGGGCATTGGCAGCCTTTATGTCGACAATGGACTCGCAGCTTCTGGCCTTAAGTTCCATGCTGACCCGTGATGTATATACCGCCTATTTCCGCAAAGACGCCTCTTTGGCCGAACAGACTTTAGTAGGGCGCATTTGGGTGATTGTTCTCGCGGGTATCGGCTTAGGGATTGCGGCCAACCCTCCAGAGACGATTTTGGCCTTTGCCACCCAAGCCTTTACCGGATTATCAGTGCTGTTCCCCACAGTGATTGCGGCTTTGTATGGCCGCGACATCAGCGCTTCAAGTTGTCTCGTCTCCATTGTCATAGGTGAGTTGGCGGTATTAGGGGTTCAGACCAAAGTAATTCCCAGTAGCTGGATGCTGGGATTTTTGCCCGTCGTGCCCATTGTGGCGCTATCCGCTCTGATCATCATCGCCGGGTCAGCCTTCTCCCCAACACCAGCACAACAACCTGTGCTCAATGACAATCACTACACACCCCAAGAAAAAACATACTGA